Proteins encoded within one genomic window of Columba livia isolate bColLiv1 breed racing homer chromosome 1, bColLiv1.pat.W.v2, whole genome shotgun sequence:
- the C1H13orf42 gene encoding uncharacterized protein C13orf42 homolog yields the protein MFKKIHSIFHPNSHRRNLTDDIPYCDGTGSAVRLIRSTSMYVLGGEQEKISETLKKCKSTTSIDSCFQPKEDDRDWMYSKTQDCLKYLQDLLALRKKYLDNIKNLKSMHMAADSPTSTKSSKTGKKSFLPLPSKESSKASMERKGPQASSDVREAIAFFDSVIADLDSERWRRVPDVDLPNVDVDFDVATSTSEHSLHSNWILRAPRRYSEDTAQTAKAASQSQRNSQRRTTGSRKKLERHPMYLPKAVEGAYSTLKFKPKTRKKEY from the exons ATGTTCAAAAAGATCCACTCTATATTTCACCCCAACTCCCACCGAAGAAATCTGACAGATGACATCCCTTACTGTGATGGCACAGGTTCTGCAGTGAGATTGATCCGCAGCACTTCTATGTATGTCCTTGGAGGTGAGCAAGAAAAAATTAGtgaaacactaaaaaaatgcaaaagtacAACCAGCATTGACTCTTGCTTTCAGCCAAAAGAGGACGACAGAGACTGGATGTACTCTAAGACTCAGGACTGCTTGAAGTACTTACAGGATCTGTTAGCCTTGAGGAAAAAATACCTTGACAACATCAAGAACTTGAAATCCATGCATATGGCTGCAGATTCCCCAACATCCACAAAATCATCCAAAACTGGAAAGAAGTCATTTCTTCCACTTCCTTCCAAAGAGTCTTCTAAG GCATCCATGGAGAGAAAAGGCCCACAGGCCAGTTCAGATGTCAGAGAAGCAATAGCTTTCTTCGACTCAGTTATTGCAGACCTGGATTCAGAGAGGTGGCGAAGAGTTCCTGATGTGGATTTGCCAAACGTGGATGTTGATTTTGATG TTGCTACCAGCACAAGCGAACACAGTTTACATTCAAACTGGATCCTTCGTGCTCCCCGAAGATACTCGGAAGATACTGCTCAAACAGCAAAGGCTGCAAGTCAGTCTCAAAGAAACAGCCAGAGAAGAACAACTGGCTCTAGGAAAAAGCTGGAAAGACATCCTATGTATTTGCCCAAAGCTGTGGAAGGGGCATATAGCACTTTAAAATTTAAGCCCAAAACACGTAAAAAAGAATATTGA